From Plasmodium falciparum 3D7 genome assembly, chromosome: 9, one genomic window encodes:
- a CDS encoding rifin: MKVHYINILLFELPLNILIYNQRNHNSTTPHHPPNTRLLCECEWYAPSNYDNDPQMKAVMQDFDRQTSQRFEEYNERLLENKQKCKEQCDKEIQKIILKDKLEKELAEKFVTLQTDIQSDAIPTCVCEKSVADKVEKTCLKCGGVLGGGVTPAWGLLSGIVYTGWKAAALAAAKELAEKAGAAEGASQGAAAGAVEVIKSIKTTFGIESLGVNPLQSLFNAENYMNAKFISESIHSEFISSGCGAILKPPNKPICTSVYKGIEATSRGKGVKPIEFIGKKVETMVSQAKDVAEATKAQVTSETTATLTDLKTGVVQTTYMGYQTVIIASIVAILLIVLVMIIIYLILRYRRKKKMKKKLQYIKLLEE, translated from the exons atgaaagtccattatattaatatattattgtttgagcttccattaaatatattg atatataatcaAAGGAACCATAACAGCACAACACCACATCATCCACCAAATACCAGGCTATTATGCGAATGTGAATGGTATGCCCCATCCAACTATGATAATGACCCACAAATGAAAGCAGTAATGCAAGATTTTGATCGTCAAACGTCGCAACGTTTTGAAGAATACAATGAACGCTTGCTcgaaaacaaacaaaaatgtaaagaaCAATGCGAtaaagaaatacaaaaaattattttaaaagataaattgGAAAAAGAATTGGCTGAAAAGTTTGTCACATTACAAACAGATATACAAAGTGATGCTATTCCAACATGCGTTTGCGAAAAATCAGTCGCAGATAAAGTTGAAAAAACATGTTTAAAATGTGGAGGTGTGTTGGGAGGTGGTGTGACACCTGCTTGGGGTCTTCTCAGCGGTATTGTTTATACTGGATGGAAAGCAGCAGCGTTGGCAGCTGCTAAGGAACTTGCCGAAAAAGCCGGTGCAGCTGAGGGTGCTTCTCAGGGTGCTGCGGCGGGTGCCGTTGAAGTAATTAAATCAATTAAAACAACATTTGGTATAGAATCATTAGGTGTTAATCCATTGCAATCATTATTTAATGCcgaaaattatatgaatgcCAAATTCATTAGTGAATCTATTCATTCTGAATTTATCAGTTCGGGATGTGGAGCTATTTTAAAACCCCCGAACAAGCCTATTTGCACTTCTGTGTATAAAGGAATTGAAGCTACATCGAGAGGTAAGGGTGTTAAGCCTATAGAGTTTATAGGAAAAAAAGTAGAAACTATGGTTTCACAAGCCAAAGATGTTGCTGAAGCTACAAAGGCTCAGGTGACTTCTGAAACTACTGCTACACTCACAGATCTAAAGACCGGTGTGGTACAAACTACATATATGGGTTACCAAACTGTTATTATTGCTTCTATCGTTGCAATATTGTTAATAGTTTTggttatgattattatttatttaattttacgttatagacgaaaaaaaaaaatgaagaaaaaactcCAATATATCAAATTATTAGAAGAATAG
- a CDS encoding erythrocyte membrane protein 1, PfEMP1: MALGRPGGEDKYKNAKDAKHLLDSIGEEVYKEIVEKDDAEKYKEALKGKLSQASIWRETVSSLKTCDIIKYEGHKLLAARGDPCKKDTNGNDVDRFSVKEQAEYDNKKMKCSNGSNGSNGKNEGACASFRRLNLCKKNMEKIPTSSTKHDLLADVCMAANYEAQSLIRDHPKYKLKYSDSQLCTELARSFADIGDIVRGRDLYLGNPQEKGKRDELDKKLKDIFKQIHDDVTTNGKNKDALKTRYNDDAKGGHFYQLREDWWIANRHTVWEAITCDDDDKLGGYSYFRATCGSGNNATLARDKCTCNNGDVPTYFDYVPQYLRWFEEWAEDFCRKKKKYVDIVKTYCRGKDKNSEERYCSRNGFDCEKTKRAIGKLRYGKQCISCLYACNPYVEWIDNQRKQFLKQKQKYINVINGAPVSRRQKRDARNENYDGYESKFYKILKIDYQNVEDFLKKLSNEEICTKVQDTEGGKINFENVNSGASGTNVESQGTFYRSKYCQPCPHCGVKMKDGKWETKGEDDKCNIKLYRPKGGKDGTPIKILKSGEKQKEIETKLKAFCKTQNGGGGSDDCGGNSDSSLCEPWQCYQPEELTKDDQGEEDVDDLEYENEVINAGGLCILKKKKEKKTDNDPDEIQKTYNDFFNFWVAHMLKDSIYWKKKLQRCLQNGNRIKCGNQQCNNDCECFQKWIKQKKDEWDRIKQQFRKQDFRKQGENIAGGMLGKEIESPDFVLQEVLKLEFYKEKSEDGSAQDTENSLDEEEAEELKYIREIIEKKNQEPAGANGQKTIMDKLIDYEKDEAKKCKDCQETQPQPPGGDGVAKIGQPRSEVQPEEEEEEEEEEEEEDKEDDDDLDRKDAEDQEAEVETAKEGDVVTTKETTVEDPKVCDIVKTALENRENLQDACNLKYVKGKNYGWKCVPTTSGGDNNTPGETTGSESERAEPTRAKRAAPSSPSGKDTGSVCVPPRRRKLYIHDLQSLIGKDSTTPTQEDLLKWFIETAAIETFFLWHRYKKIKEKEIEEKRKRENGELPFLARSTSVEMKALSGAGGGPELTGSGSDDPNDPNNIYSGKIPPPFLRQMFYTLADYKDILFGDKGEKNGYSDIINGDKEMAQKEQNIKTAIESVFKPSGSSPPAPGKKNPVQTPKDWWTKYGPSIWEGMVCALTYKENSSGGEGKTIEKVKTADDKDLFDTLKGKYSDYEKVKLEDTSGAKPKDPKASPSGEKTTLVDFISRPPYFRYLEEWGQNFCKKRTEMLGKIKEECRGDRGGHQYCSGDGHDCTREDIKHNDMFSNLDCRPCYKQCRKYRKWIDIKFEEFRKQEKKYEEEHGKVITSSNNADDKNIYEKLKDYTSAANFLEALKHCKDGQTGGEKKSNDQDNKINFNDPKTTFGPLEYCKTCPPNKVNCNGRRRTNPCTPDNGKGNKWIEVFDKIPKNNGKTTTIDVHMIDRRGPFIKEYLKNSEKSFKDSYLFKSLRTEEWECRFNKEKKMDVCKLNKFDANIDLNEYTTFKVLIVYWLEDFLYSYYILKKKIELCTQNKEQTCSEGNSKNGCVCVKKWVEKKKKEWDQIKKHFNNREQKEGDDDMKSSVKMFLEDLQHLTELNKIMKPCTELYHFLKSLGCTETDSSENSKEDAIDCMLKKLEKKTESCSDEHSDQTHQTSCDSPPLVEDEDDTLHEEIEVKMPEICKNVVDTKKENDETGETCTSEDTITKETVETDSTDGPKQEEERIAPSAGDDGATRGPQEPSPKADSGDDNPETPQPKPPSNVFDNPHVKTALMSSTIMWSIGIGFAAFTYFYLKKKTKSTIDLLRVINIPKSDYDIPTKLSPNRYIPYTSGKYRGKRYIYLEGDSGTDSGYTDHYSDITSSSESEYEELDINDIYVPGSPKYKTLIEVVLEPSGNNTTASGNNTTASGNNTTASGNNTTASDTQNDIQNDGIPSSKITDNEWNTLKHDFISNMLQSEQPNDIPNDYTSGTIPTNTNITTTSRHNVDNNTNTTMSRDNMEEKPFITSIHDRDLYTGEEYNYDMSTNSGNNDLYNGKNNLYSGQNNVYSGIDPTSDNRGLTSGKHDSYSGIDLINDALSGNQPIDIYDELLKRKENELFGTNHTKKNTSTNSVAKNTNSDPIHNQLELFHKWLDRHRHMCEKWENHHERLAKLKEEWENETHSGNTHTSDSNKTLNTDVSIQIHMDNPKPINQFTNMDTILEDLEKYKEPYYDVQDDIYYDVNDHDASVVDSNAVDVPSKVQIEMDINTKLVKEKYPITDVWDI; the protein is encoded by the exons ttctgATTCTCAATTATGTACTGAGTTGGCACGAAGTTTTGCTGATATAGGAGATATCGTAAGAGGAAGAGATTTGTATTTAGGTAATCCacaagaaaaaggaaaaagagaTGAATTAGACAAGAAGTTGAAAGATATTTTCAAGCAAATACATGATGACGTGACGACAAATGGGAAGAATAAGGATGCGCTAAAAACACGCTACAATGATGATGCCAAAGGAGGACATTTTTATCAATTAAGAGAAGATTGGTGGATTGCAAATCGGCACACCGTGTGGGAAGCAATTACATGTGACGACGACGACAAGCTAGGGggttattcatattttcgaGCAACATGTGGTAGTGGAAATAATGCAACTCTGGCTAGAGACAAATGCACGTGTAACAATGGTGATGTCCCCACCTATTTCGATTATGTGCCGCAGTATCTTCGCTGGTTCGAGGAATGGGCAGAAGACTTTTgtaggaaaaagaaaaaatatgttgATATAGTTAAAACATATTGTCGtggaaaagataaaaatagtGAAGAACGATATTGTAGCCGTAATGGATTTGATTGCGAAAAAACTAAACGAGCGATTGGTAAATTACGTTATGGTAAGCAATGCATTAGCTGTTTGTATGCATGTAATCCTTACGTTGAGTGGATAGATAACCAACGAAAACAATTtctaaaacaaaaacaaaaatacataaatgtaataaatgGAGCACCAGTTAGTAGGAGACAAAAACGGGATGCACGTAACGAAAATTATGATGGGTATGAaagtaaattttataaaatacttAAAATTGACTATCAAAATGTTGaagattttttaaaaaaattaagtaaTGAAGAAATATGCACAAAAGTTCAAGACACAGAAGGaggaaaaattaattttgaaAACGTTAATAGTGGTGCTAGTGGTACTAATGTTGAAAGTCAAGGAACATTTTATCGTTCAAAATATTGCCAACCCTGTCCTCATTGTGGAGTGAAAATGAAAGATGGTAAATGGGAAACCAAAGGAGAAGATGATAAATGCAATATAAAACTTTATAGGCCTAAAGGTGGCAAAGATGGTACTCCTATTAAAATCCTTAAAAGTggtgaaaaacaaaaagaaattgaaacaaaattaaaagcGTTTTGCAAAACACAAAATGGTGGTGGTGGTAGTGATGATTGTGGTGGTAATAGTGATTCTTCTTTGTGTGAACCATGGCAATGTTATCAACCTGAAGAGCTGACGAAAGATGATCAGGGTGAGGAGGACGTGGATGACCTGGAATATGAAAACGAGGTAATAAATGCAGGCGGATTGtgcatattaaaaaaaaaaaaagaaaaaaagactGATAATGACCCTGATGAAATCCAAAAGACATACaatgatttttttaatttttgggTGGCACATATGTTAAAAGATTCTATatattggaaaaaaaaacttcAGAGATGTTTACAAAATGGTAACAGAATAAAATGTGGAAACCAACAATGTAATAATGATTGTGAATGTTTTCAAAAATggattaaacaaaaaaaagacgAATGGGACCGAATAAAACAACAATTTCGCAAGCAAGATTTTCGCAAGCAAGGAGAAAATATCGCAGGTGGAATGTTAGGCAAAGAAATAGAATCTCCTGATTTTGTTCTTCAAGAAGTTTTGAAATTAGaattttataaagaaaaatccGAAGACGGTTCCGCACAAGATACCGAAAATAGTCTGGATGAAGAGGAGGCAGAGGAACTAAAATACATTCGCGAAAtcattgaaaaaaaaaatcaagaaCCAGCTGGTGCCAATGGACAGAAAACTATAATGGATAAATTGATCGACTACGAAAAAGACGAAGCCAAAAAATGCAAAGACTGTCAAGAAACGCAACCACAACCACCCGGCGGAGATGGTGTTGCAAAAATTGGACAACCACGTTCTGAAGTTCAACCagaggaagaagaagaagaagaagaagaagaagaggaAGAAGACAAAGAAGACGACGACGACCTCGATCGCAAAGACGCGGAAGACCAGGAGGCGGAAGTGGAAACGGCAAAGGAGGGGGATGTGGTAACAACAAAAGAAACAACAGTAGAAGACCCCAAGGTGTGTGATATAGTAAAAACCGCACTAGAAAACAGGGAAAATCTCCAAGATGCatgtaatttaaaatatgtgaAAGGCAAAAACTACGGCTGGAAATGTGTTCCTACCACTAGTGGTGGTGACAACAACACACCTGGTGAAACCACTGGCAGTGAGAGTGAACGTGCCGAACCCACACGTGCCAAACGTGCAGCACCTAGTTCCCCTAGTGGTAAAGATACTGGTAGTGTTTGTGTGCCACCCAGGAGGCGAAAACTATACATACACGATTTACAATCACTAATCGGAAAGGACAGCACAACGCCGACACAAGAGGATTTACTCAAGTGGTTTATAGAGACGGCAGCTATAGAGACTTTTTTCTTATGGcatagatataaaaaaataaaagaaaaggaaatagaggaaaaaagaaaacgagAAAATGGAGAACTCCCCTTTCTCGCCCGGTCAACATCAGTTGAAATGAAAGCACTATCGGGAGCTGGTGGAGGACCAGAACTAACCGGTTCAGGCAGTGATGACCCCAACGACCCCAATAACATATATAGTGGAAAAATCCCCCCCCCTTTCTTGCGTCAAATGTTTTATACATTAGCAGACTacaaagatatattatttggtgATAAAGGCGAGAAGAATGGTTACAGCGACATAATTAATGGTGATAAAGAAATGGCGCAAAAAGAACAGAACATAAAAACTGCTATAGAAAGTGTTTTCAAACCTAGTGGTTCCTCACCTCCTGCTCCTGGCAAAAAAAACCCCGTCCAAACACCAAAAGACTGGTGGACAAAATATGGTCCATCTATTTGGGAAGGTATGGTATGTGCACTaacatataaagaaaatagtAGTGGTGGAGAGGGCAAAACAATAGAAAAGGTTAAAACTGCGGATGACAAAGATCTTTTCGATACACTCAAAGGCAAATACAGCGACTACGAAAAAGTCAAACTTGAGGATACAAGTGGTGCCAAACCCAAAGACCCTAAAGCCTCACCCAGTGGTGAAAAAACCACCCTTGTGGACTTTATTTCTCGCCCCCCCTACTTCCGTTACCTTGAAGAATGGGGTCaaaatttttgtaaaaaacgAACAGAGATGTTGGGGAAGATAAAGGAGGAGTGTCGTGGTGATAGAGGTGGTCACCAATATTGTAGTGGGGATGGACATGATTGTACACGAGAGGATATTAAACATAATGATATGTTTTCAAATTTAGATTGTCGTCCTTGTTATAAACAATGtagaaaatatagaaaatggaTAGATATAAAATTCGAAGAATTTAGGAAgcaagaaaagaaatatgaaGAGGAACATGGAAAAGTAATCACGTCTTCAAATAATGCTGATGATAAAAAcatttatgaaaaattaaaagattatACTTCTGCTGCAAATTTTTTGGAAGCATTGAAACATTGCAAAGATGGTCAAACTGGTGGGGAAAAAAAGAGTAATGAtcaagataataaaataaattttaatgatCCTAAAACCACGTTTGGCCCTTTAGAATATTGTAAAACGTGTCCTCCCAATAAAGTTAATTGTAATGGTAGACGTCGTACAAATCCATGCACACCAGATAACGGAAAAGGTAATAAATGGATAGAGGTTTTTGATAAAATACCTAAAAACAATGGAAAGACTACTACTATTGATGTCCATATGATTGATCGTAGGGGACCGTTTATTAAAgagtatttaaaaaattcagAAAAATCATTTAAAGATTCATATCTTTTTAAAAGTTTAAGAACTGAAGAATGGGAATGTAgatttaataaagaaaaaaagatgGATGTATGTAAATTAAATAAGTTTGACGCAAATATAGACCTCAATGAATATACTACATTTAAAGTATTGATAGTATATTGGTTAGaagattttttatattcttattacatattaaaaaaaaaaatcgaaCTATGTACACAAAACAAAGAACAGACATGTAGTGAAGGAAATTCAAAAAACGGTTGTGTATGTGTAAAAAAATGggtagaaaaaaagaaaaaggagtgggatcaaataaaaaaacattttaataatcGAGAACAAAAAGAGGGTGACGATGACATGAAATCTTCGGTTAAAATGTTTTTGGAGGATTTGCAACATCTAACTGAACTTAACAAAATTATGAAACCTTGTACAGAATTATATCATTTCTTGAAGTCACTTGGATGTACTGAAACTGATTCCTCAGAAAATAGTAAAGAAGACGCTATAGATTGTATGCTTAAAAAgcttgaaaaaaaaacagaatcTTGTTCAGACGAACATAGTGACCAAACCCACCAAACATCGTGTGATTCCCCCCCCCTCGTTGAAGACGAAGACGATACACTACACGAAGAAATAGAGGTGAAGATGCCGGAAATTTGTAAAAATGTAGTGgatacaaaaaaagaaaacgatGAAACAGGAGAAACTTGTACATCAGAAGACACGATAACAAAAGAAACAGTGGAAACAGATAGCACTGATGGACCCAAACAAGAGGAAGAACGTATTGCCCCATCGGCAGGAGATGATGGTGCCACACGTGGACCTCAAGAACCATCACCAAAAGCAGATAGTGGTGATGACAACCCCGAAACCCCACAACCAAAACCCCCCTCAAATGTGTTCGACAACCCCCATGTTAAAACCGCCCTCATGTCTTCTACCATCATGTGGAGTATTGGCATCGGTTTTGCTGCATTcacttatttttatctaaag aaaaaaaccAAATCTACTATTGATCTTTTGCGTGTCATTAATATCCCCAAAAGTGATTATGATATACCGACAAAACTTTCACCCAATAGATATATACCTTATACTAGTGGTAAATACAGAGGCAAACGGTACATTTACCTTGAAGGAGATAGTGGAACAGATAGTGGTTACACCGATCATTATAGTGATATTACTTCATCTTCCGAAAGTGAGTATGAAGAATTGGATATTAATGACATATATGTACCAGGTAGccctaaatataaaacattgatCGAAGTGGTACTAGAACCTAGTGGTAACAACACAACAGCCAGTGGTAACAACACAACAGCTAGTGGTAACAACACAACAGCTAGTGGTAACAACACAACAGCTAGTGATACACAAaatgatatacaaaatgatgGTATACCTAGTAGTAAAATTACAGATAATGAGTGGAATACATTGAAACATGATTTTATATCTAATATGTTACAAAGTGAACAACCAAATGATATACCAAATGATTATACAAGTGGAACTATTCCAACAAATACCAATATTACTACCACGTCACGTCATAATGTGGATAATAATACCAATACTACCATGTCACGTGATAATATGGAAGAAAAACCTTTTATTACTTCTATTCATGATAGGGATTTATATACTGGAGAAGAATACAATTATGATATGAGTACTAACAGTGGTAATAATGATTTATACAAtggtaaaaataatttatacagTGGTCAAAATAATGTATACAGTGGTATTGATCCAACAAGTGATAACCGTGGTCTAACAAGTGGCAAACATGATTCATATAGTGGTATCGACCTAATCAACGACGCACTAAGTGGTAATCAAcctattgatatatatgatgaattGTTAAAACGAAAAGAAAACGAATTATTTGGGACAAATCATacgaaaaaaaatacatcaaCCAATAGTGTTgcaaaaaatacaaatagtGACCCCATCCACAACCAACTGGAACTATTCCATAAATGGCTAGATAGACATAGACATATGTGCGAAAAGTGGGAAAATCATCACGAACGATTAGCCAAATTGAAAGAAGAATGGGAAAATGAGACACATAGTGGTAACACTCACACTAGTGATAGTAACAAAACGTTGAATACTGATGTTTCTATACAAATACATATGGATAATCCTAAACCTATAAATCAATTTACTAATATGGATACTATCTTGGAAGATctggaaaaatataaagaaccTTATTATGATGTGCAAgatgatatttattatgatgtAAATGATCATGATGCATCAGTTGTGGATAGTAATGCTGTGGATGTTCCTAGTAAAGTACAAATTGAAATGGATATAAATACTAAATTAGTGAAAGAGAAATATCCTATAACCGATGTAtgggatatataa